The following proteins are encoded in a genomic region of Cryptomeria japonica chromosome 11, Sugi_1.0, whole genome shotgun sequence:
- the LOC131068220 gene encoding nucleosome assembly protein 1;3, whose amino-acid sequence MSDSKDTPAFNMADLGASLKGEKGNEGLVCILKDKLQTLVGTSSGYIESLPHIVKKRVEALQDLQGKHKEIETKFFEEKAALEAKYRKLYEPFYKKRYDIVNGVVDVEDDKKEEDSKKESTDAEKGVPEFWLTAMKNNDVLAMQITERDEGALKFLKDIQCSRLDSDKGEKGFKLEFFFNENPYFKNSVLAKIYYMEDENEPILERAVGTEIDWLPGKNLTRKVMKKKPKKGAKNAKPVTKIEQCPSFFNFFDPPKVPEDDDVDDDAAEELQDVMEQDYEIGSTIKDKLIPHAVSWFTGEAGDGDEYISEEDEDADEDDDESEEEDEDHEGEENGHKSV is encoded by the exons ATGTCTGACTCCAAAGACACCCCTGCATTTAATATGGCCGATCTTGGTGCTTCTCTGAAAG GTGAAAAGGGAAATGAAGGCTTGGTGTGTATTTTAAAG GATAAGCTGCAGACTCTTGTCGGTACCTCGTCAGGGTATATTGAATCACTACCTCACATAGTAAAGAAGCGAGTGGAGGCATTGCAAGATCTGCAG GGTAAACATAAGGAGATAGAGACCAAATTTTTTGAAGAAAAAGCGGCGTTGGAGGCCAAGTATCGAAAGCTTTATGAACCTTTCTACAAGAAG CGCTATGACATTGTGAATGGAGTAGTAGATGTTGAAGATGATAAAAAGGAGGAAGATTCCAAGAAAGAATCTACTGATGCTG AAAAGGGAGTTCCTGAATTTTGGCTAACTGCCATGAAGAACAATGATGTTTTGGCAATGCAA ATTACAGAACGTGATGAAGGTGCATTGAAGTTTTTGAAGGATATACAATGTTCTCGCCTTGACAGTGACAAGGGTGAGAAGGGTTTCAAGTTGGAATTCTTCTTCAATGAGAACCCTTATTTTAAGAATAGTGTG TTAGCAAAGATATATTACATGGAGGATGAAAATGAACCCATCCTGGAACGTGCAGTAGG AACTGAAATTGATTGGTTACCTGGTAAGAACCTAACTCGAAAGGTCATGAAGAAGAAGCCTAAGAAGGGAGCGAAGAATGCAAAACCAGTGACCAAAATCGAGCAATGCCCAAGTTTCTTCAATTTCTTTGATCCACCTAAGGTCCCtgaagatgatgatgttgatgatgatgct GCTGAGGAGTTGCAAGATGTGATGGAGCAAGATTATGAGATTGG ATCTACAATTAAGGATAAACTCATCCCCCATGCAGTTTCTTGGTTCACTGGGGAAGCAGGTGATGGTGATGAATATATttctgaagaagatgaagatgctgatgaagatgatgatgagagtGAGGAAGAGGATGAAGATCATGAAGGGGAAGAAAATGGCCATAAAAGTGTTTAG